The DNA region GGAACGGGTAGTGGGACAACCGGAAGCGGCGGAGCGCAAGCGGCGCAAAAGCGAACCGGCACAACCGGAACGCGCCGCCGAACCCGTTCAATCGGCTCCGAGGACCGACGTTTCTTCGAACATTCATCGAACGCCAGGCCAAAGCTGTGCCCGCCCTCCACCGAAAGACGGCCGAATGCCCGTTTCCTGAGAGGAGGAAAGCCGCCGAAGATTGTCGCGCCCTCGTACCGCCGGGTACAGTCACCGCACTGCTCTGCCAGCCCCTGTCGTCGAGGCGAAAGAGAAGTTGGTGAACGACCGTCACCCGTCGGGGACCGCAACTCCCCCGGCTCCGGCTCCCGAGGCCGCCTCGGCGCATTACGCGTCCCATGGCGAACAGGGCGTCCAGTACGGCGACTTCACCACGTACGACGGCTACTCCGCCACCGGTTTTGACGCCAACGCACCCGGTATGTACGGCACGACGGGCGGCTACGACACGACGGGCGCCTACGCGACGACGACCTTCGACACCGACCCCCTGTTCGGCGACCTCCCCGGCAACGGCGGCGGAACCGACGGCAGCGGCGCGGGCACGGGTTCGTACGACGCCACGCAGTGGGCCACCGGCAGTCATCAGACGCTGAACTACGACCCGTACGCGGCCCAGCACCACGCCGCGTTCGAGACCGGCAGCTATGACACGAGCGGTGTCTGGCAAAACTCCGGTTACCAGCAGCTCGGCGAGATCCCGACGCAGGCCGCGGGCCCCGAAGGCACCGGCCAGTGGGACGCGAACGCCTGGCTCCAGGCCGATCCGGTCGACCCCACCCAGCAGTGGACCGCGCCGACCTTCGAGACCGGCACGTACGACGCGACGGCGTGGAACTCGGACGGCGGCGACCAGAACCAGCAGGACCGGACCCAGGTCCAGCCCCAGCTCCACCATCAGGCGCAGGCCGAGCACGAGTCGTATCCGGCCGACCAGCACACGTCGTACGACCACCACGAGGTCCATGACCGGCAGGAGTCGTACGACCAGCAGGCCACCACCACCTTCGAGCAGGTCCCGTACGAGGAACAGGCCACCGCGGAAGGCGAGTTCACCCCCTCCGACGACGCCGACGCGGACTCCGGTACCGGTGGTCACGGCCACACCCACGACGAACCCGCTCCCTTCGACGACGTCGAGGAAACCACCTCCGTCGCCACCGCCGCCCCGGCCGGCCGCTCCGCGTCACGTGCGGCCGGCCGTTCCGCGCCCCGTTCCCGCCGCCGCACCCCGCCGAAGCGTTCCGCGCTGCTGACGGTCGCCGTGCCCTCGGCGTGTGTGATGGGCGTGGCCGGAATCGCCGCCGCGTCCGTGACCGGCGGAAGCAGCAGCAACGACGACGTGCAGACGACGACGGCCGCCGCGCCCGACGCGAGCGCCGTGAAGCCGTCGGCCGCGAACAACCAGCTGGACACCCAGCTGGAGAACCTCTCCGCGGACGCGGACGACTTCGCCGACCGGGCCAGCCGTACGCAGGAACGTATCGACTTGAAGGCCCAGCAGGCCGCCGACAAGCAGAAGGCGGCGGCGGAGGCGGCCCGCAAGGAGCGGCTGCGGCCGAAGTTCGCGCTGCCGGTCTCGCAGCACGGGCTCAGCGCCTACTACGGGCAGGCCGGCATCAACTGGATGTCCGTCCACACCGGTATCGACTTCCCCGTCTCGTACGGCACGACGGTGATGGCCGCGACCGACGGGACCGTCCGGACGCAGTGGAACAGCGCGTACGGGAACATGGTCATCGTGACGGCCAAGGACGGTACGGAGACTTGGTACTGCCACCTCTCCACGTACAAGGTCGCCTCGGGTGCCGTCGTGAAGGCCGGGGACCCGATCGCGTACTCCGGCAACTCCGGCAACTCGACCGGTCCGCACCTCCACTTCGAGGTGCGTCCGGGTGGCGGCTCGGCGATCGACCCACTGCCGTGGCTGCGCAGCCACGGGTTGGACCCCTCGTAGGGGAACCCCTGTTGAGGCCTTCCTTGAAGCCTTCCTTGAGGCCGGAGTCCTGAGGGCTTCGTCCCCAGCAGCCAATGCTCCTGGGGACCACGGCCCTTGAGAGCTACAGCTTCTCCACCGGTGCGTACCGCAGCAGCAACCGCTTCGGCTTCTCCTCGCCGAAGTCGACCGTCGCCTCGGCGTTCGCCCCCGTGCCCTTCACGCCGACGACCGTGCCGAGGCCGAACTGGTCGTGGGTGACGCGGTCGCCGACCGCGAGTGACACCACCGGCTTGTCCGTGGCGCCACGTCGTGTGGCGAAGCCGGACGCGCCCGAGGCGGCCGAGCGGGAGCGCGAGGAGGACAGGGAGGCCGCCACGCCGGACGCCGGGCCGGAGGCCACCGGGCCCAGGGAGCCCGTGCGCTTCCAGTCCAGATGCGTGTCCGGGATCTCCTCCAGGAAGCGGGACGGCGGGTTGTACGAGGGCTGACCCCAGGCGCTGCGCATCGAGGCACGGGTCAGATACAGCCGCTCCCGCGCGCGGGTGATGCCGACGTACGCGAGCCGGCGCTCCTCCTCCAGCTCCTTGGTCTGGCCGAGCGCGCGCATGTGCGGGAAGACGCCGTCCTCCATGCCGGTCAGGAACACCACGGGGAATTCGAGGCCCTTGGCGGTGTGGAGGGTCATCAGCGTTATCACGCCGGACCCGTCCTCCTCCTCGTCCGGGATCTGGTCGGAGTCGGCGACGAGCGCGACCCGCTCCAGGAAGGCGGAGAGCCCTCCCGGCACCTCGCCCTCGCCGGCCTCCTGCTCGAACTCCAGGGCCACGGCGGCCAGTTCCTGGAGGTTCTCGATGCGGGTCTCGTCCTGCGGGTCGGTCGAAGCCTGCAACTCGGCGAGGTAGCCGGTCCGTTCGAGCACGGCCTCCAGGACCGTCGCCGGGCCGGCGCCCGACTCGACGATCGTGTGGAGGTCCTCCATCAGCGTGTTGAACCGCTTGACGGCGTTCGTCGAGCGGGACGCCATGCCGTACGCCTCGTCGACGCGGCGCAGCGCCTGCGGGAAGCTGATCTTCTCGCGCTGGGAGAGCGCGTCGATCATCGCCTCGGCGCGGTCGCCGATGCCGCGCTTGGGGACATTGAGAATGCGGCGCAGCGGTACGGAGTCCTCGGGGTTCGCCAGCACGCGCAGGTACGCGAGGACGTCACGGACCTCCTTGCGCTCGTAGAAGCGGACGCCGCCGACG from Streptomyces sp. NBC_00258 includes:
- a CDS encoding M23 family metallopeptidase yields the protein MNDRHPSGTATPPAPAPEAASAHYASHGEQGVQYGDFTTYDGYSATGFDANAPGMYGTTGGYDTTGAYATTTFDTDPLFGDLPGNGGGTDGSGAGTGSYDATQWATGSHQTLNYDPYAAQHHAAFETGSYDTSGVWQNSGYQQLGEIPTQAAGPEGTGQWDANAWLQADPVDPTQQWTAPTFETGTYDATAWNSDGGDQNQQDRTQVQPQLHHQAQAEHESYPADQHTSYDHHEVHDRQESYDQQATTTFEQVPYEEQATAEGEFTPSDDADADSGTGGHGHTHDEPAPFDDVEETTSVATAAPAGRSASRAAGRSAPRSRRRTPPKRSALLTVAVPSACVMGVAGIAAASVTGGSSSNDDVQTTTAAAPDASAVKPSAANNQLDTQLENLSADADDFADRASRTQERIDLKAQQAADKQKAAAEAARKERLRPKFALPVSQHGLSAYYGQAGINWMSVHTGIDFPVSYGTTVMAATDGTVRTQWNSAYGNMVIVTAKDGTETWYCHLSTYKVASGAVVKAGDPIAYSGNSGNSTGPHLHFEVRPGGGSAIDPLPWLRSHGLDPS